A single genomic interval of Corylus avellana chromosome ca10, CavTom2PMs-1.0 harbors:
- the LOC132163943 gene encoding hydroxyproline O-arabinosyltransferase NOD3-like: MIVRKHMGRASPILLLLLAFGFFFATYNLLTMIIHNKASNLGSWVVDGVKRSGDLNSKFHVALTATDAPYSQWQCRIMYYWYKKVKDMPGSDMGKFTRILHSGSPDKLMEEIPTFVVDPLPEGLDRGYVVLNRPWAFVQWLEKATIEEEYILMAEPDHIFVKPLPNLAHGIKPAGFPFFYIKPADHEKVIRKFYPKESGPVTDIDPIGNSPVIIKKSLLEEIAPTWVNISLRMKDDPETDKAFGWVLEMYAYAVASALHGVRHTLHKDFMLQPPWDLEVGKTIIIHYTYGCDYNLKGELTYGKKGEWRFDKRSYLAGPPPRNLSLPPPGVPESVVRLVKLVNEATANIPGWDTLTSDRDQK, translated from the exons ATGATTGTAAGGAAACACATGGGGCGTGCGTCTCCAATACTTTTGCTCCTTTTGgcatttggatttttctttgcAACTTATAATTTGTTAACTATGATAATACACAACAAAGCTTCCAATTTGGGGAGTTGGGTGGTGGATGGGGTGAAGAGATCAGGGGActtgaattcaaaatttcatgttGCCCTTACGGCAACCGATGCTCCTTATAGCCAATGGCAGTGTCGTATTATGTACTACTGGTATAAGAAGGTAAAAGACATGCCCGGATCGGATATGGGAAAGTTTACCCGAATTTTGCATTCTGGAAGTCCAGACAAGTTGATGGAGGAGATTCCAACTTTTGTGGTTGATCCTCTTCCAGAGGGCTTGGATCGG GGTTATGTTGTTCTAAATAGACCATGGGCTTTTGTGCAATGGCTAGAGAAAGCAACAATTGAGGAAGA ATACATTCTAATGGCAGAGCCTGACCACATTTTTGTAAAACCTCTACCTAACTTGGCACATGGAATCAAACCAGCAGGATTTCCTTTTTTCTACATTAAACCAGCTGATCATGAGAAAGTAATTAGAAAATTTTATCCCAAGGAGAGTGGTCCTGTGACTGATATTGATCCAATTGGCAATTCTCCTGTAATTATTAAAAAG TCCTTGCTAGAGGAAATTGCTCCCACATGGGTGAATATTTCCTTGAGAATGAAGGATGATCCAGAGACTGATAAGGCTTTTGGATGGGTGCTTGAAAT GTATGCATATGCTGTAGCATCTGCATTGCATGGTGTGCGGCATACTCTTCATAAGGACTTTATGCTTCAG CCTCCATGGGATCTCGAAGTGGGAAAGACCATCATCATCCATTATACTTACGGATGTGATTATAATTTAAAG GGAGAACTAACATATGGAAAGAAAGGTGAATGGCGTTTTGACAAGAGATCATATCTTGCTGGTCCTCCACCGAGAAATCTCTCCTTACCCCCTCCAGGGGTTCCTGAAAGTGTG GTAAGACTTGTAAAGCTGGTGAATGAGGCTACTGCAAATATTCCTGGGTGGGACACATTAACCAGTGACCGAGACCAAAAGTAA
- the LOC132164145 gene encoding non-specific phospholipase C2, with product MATKKVASMLLLLLLLHLHSGTHAASPIKTVVVLVMENRSFDHMLGWMKKINPEINGVDGSEWNALSVTDPTSKRFFFNNQSHYVDPDPGHSFQAIREQIFGSENTSANPAPMNGFAQQAYSMDNTTKMSHSVMNGFQPDKVAVFKALVSEFAVFDRWFAAIPASTQPNRLYVHSATSAGATSNVAQLLAKGYPQRTIFENIDAAGISFGIYFQVVPTTMFYRNLRKLKYASKFHDYDTLFKKHAKEGKLPGYVVVEQRYFDLKVAPANDDHPSHDVYEGQMFVKEVYETLRASPQWNQTLFLITYDEHGGFYDHVPTPVRGVPSPDGIVGPEPFNFTFDRLGVRVPTIAVSPWIEKGTVVHGPNGSPFPTSEFHHSSIPATVKKLFNLSSPFLTKRDEWAGTFEAIVHKRTQPRTDCPEKLPTPVKIRNGEANEEAKLTEFQQELLQLAAVLKGDHTLTSYPEKIGKEMNVREGKEYVDEAVKRFFEAGRFAQRMGVDGEQIVQMRPSLTTRPSKSSTKSP from the exons ATGGCTACCAAAAAAGTAGCTTCCATGCTCCTCCTCCTTTTACTCCTCCACCTCCATAGCGGAACTCACGCAGCAAGCCCAATCAAAACCGTCGTCGTTCTCGTGATGGAGAATCGGTCGTTCGACCACATGCTGGGCTGGATGAAAAAAATCAACCCGGAAATCAACGGCGTCGACGGCTCCGAGTGGAATGCGCTGTCCGTCACCGACCCCACCTCCAAGCGCTTCTTCTTCAACAACCAGTCCCACTACGTCGACCCAGATCCCGGCCACTCCTTCCAAGCCATTCGCGAACAAATTTTCGGCTCCGAAAACACCTCCGCAAATCCGGCTCCCATGAACGGCTTCGCTCAACAGGCCTACTCCATGGATAACACCACCAAGATGTCTCATAGCGTCATGAATGGCTTCCAACCCGACAAGGTCGCGGTCTTTAAAGCCCTTGTCTCGGAATTTGCAGTGTTTGACAG GTGGTTTGCTGCGATACCGGCGTCGACACAGCCGAACCGGCTTTACGTGCACTCAGCAACTTCAGCAGGGGCAACAAGCAACGTTGCTCAGCTCCTGGCAAAGGGATACCCACAAAGAACCATCTTCGAGAACATCGACGCCGCCGGAATATCCTTCGGAATATACTTCCAGGTGGTCCCCACCACGATGTTTTACAGGAACCTGAGGAAGCTCAAGTACGCCAGCAAGTTCCACGACTACGACACGTTGTTCAAGAAGCACGCGAAGGAAGGGAAGCTCCCGGGCTACGTTGTGGTGGAGCAGCGCTACTTCGACCTCAAAGTGGCCCCGGCCAACGACGACCACCCGTCGCACGATGTGTACGAGGGGCAGATGTTTGTGAAGGAGGTGTACGAGACGCTGAGAGCCAGCCCGCAGTGGAACCAGACCCTTTTTTTGATCACATACGACGAGCATGGTGGGTTCTATGATCATGTCCCTACGCCCGTGCGTGGGGTCCCCAGCCCGGACGGCATCGTGGGGCCCGAGCCCTTTAACTTCACCTTTGATCGATTGGGAGTCAGGGTCCCTACCATCGCGGTCTCACCTTGGATTGAGAAGGGCACTG TTGTTCATGGGCCCAATGGATCGCCATTTCCAACGTCAGAATTTCATCACTCGTCCATTCCAGCAACAGTGAAGAAGCTTTTCAACCTCTCCTCACCTTTTCTAACCAAGAGGGATGAATGGGCAGGCACTTTCGAAGCTATAGTTCATAAAAGGACACAACCCAGAACTGATTGTCCAG AGAAACTACCTACTCCAGTGAAGATCAGGAATGGGGAGGCTAATGAGGAGGCCAAGCTTACGGAATTCCAGCAAGAGCTTTTGCAGTTGGCGGCAGTGCTGAAAGGAGACCATACCCTCACAAGTTACCCAGAAAAGATAGGGAAGGAAATGAATGTGAGGGAAGGGAAAGAGTATGTGGATGAAGCAGTGAAACGCTTCTTCGAGGCTGGGCGTTTTGCTCAGAGAATGGGAGTTGATGGAGAGCAAATTGTCCAAATGAGGCCCTCTCTCACTACAAGGCCATCAAAATCTTCAACAAAAAGCCCTTGA
- the LOC132163378 gene encoding nonsense-mediated mRNA decay factor SMG7 isoform X2, whose translation MDKMSAPSSRERAQRLYEKNMELENRRRRSAQARVPSDPNAWQQMRENYEAIILEDHAFTEQHNIEYALWQLHYKRIEELRAHFSAALTSAGSNTSQGVKGPTRPDRVTKIRLQFKTFLSEATGFYHDLILKIRAKYGLPLGGYFSEDTENQIVTEKDGKKSAEMKKGLISCHRCLIYLGDLARYKGLYGEGDSKSREFAAASSYYLEAASLWPSSGNPHHQLAILASYSGDELVAVYRYFRSLAVNSPFPTARDNLIVAFEKNRQSYSQLPEDVKASVVKESPVRLTGKGRGKGDTKFASKDTNSEGSQVKERASTLPETYKSFCIRFVRLNGILFTRTSLETFAEVHSLVSGGLRELLSSGPEEELNFGADAIENGLLIVRLISILIFTIHNVKRETEGQTYSEIVQRAVLLQNAFTAVFELMGHILERCVQLHYLSSSYLLPGILVFVEWLACCPDVAAGSEADEKQESVRSKFWKNCISFLNKLLSNEPMSIDDGEDETFFNNTRYEEGETENRLALWEDFELRGFLPLLPAQTILDFSRKHSFGGEGNKEKLARVKRILAAGKALANMVRVDQETIHFDSKAKKFVIGIEPQILDDCVFTTTYAGMPNTNGMLYENQMEKTKNLGILQPNPELYMEGEEEDEVIVFKPTVAERRTDVIGLKWDPYEGLEPGQNASAGDLKFLGGSVSAPLGNLRQQIALDVDSQVPTSVGNMVPQHLQPIQSHASKWSVEEEALLANGLKGLRFVENGHIMKSEQDFGISTPALSASIQQAVSANTSGMSYSYTKAPEAVTLAFTSSRAMPDNLAVKTSSALPAGLRKNPVSRPVRHIGPPPGFSPVRSKQVNESISGLDLVSGNPLMDDYSWLDGYQLPSSTNSPGPNGPNSSVNHPSYSNPQPISISNGFSGTVSFPFPGKQVPTIPFSMEKQNGWQEYQTLEQLNLHNEQQLQQQHQHQLINGNQHFTPLPDQYPGQSVWTGRYFV comes from the exons ATGGATAAAATGTCTGCTCCTTCTTCAAGGGAGCGTGCCCAACGCCTTTATGAGaag AACATGGAATTGGAGAATAGGCGTCGGAGGTCAGCCCAGGCACGAGTCCCATCAGACCCCAATGCCTGGCAACAGATGCGTGAGAATTATGAAGCGATAATTCTTGAGGATCATGCTTTCACTGAGCAGCACAACATTGAATATGCTCTATGGCAGTTGCATTACAAGCGAATTGAGGAATTGAGAGCACACTTCAGTGCTGCTCTAACTTCTGCAGGTTCAAACACATCTCAGGGTGTGAAGGGCCCTACACGACCTGATCGAGTTACAAAAATAAGACTGCAATTCAAAACCTTTCTTTCAGAGGCAACTGGGTTTTACCATGATCTCATTCTAAAAATCAGAGCGAAGTATGGGCTCCCTTTGGGTGGTTATTTCTCTGAGGATACAGAGAACCAAATTGTTACAGAGAAAGATGGGAAGAAATCTGCTGAAATGAAGAAAGGTCTGATATCTTGTCATCGTTGTTTGATATACTTGGGTGACCTTGCACGTTACAAAGGATTATATGGGGAGGGTGACTCCAAAAGTCGGGAGTTTGCGGCAGCTTCAAGTTACTACTTGGAGGCTGCATCTCTTTGGCCATCAAGTGGGAATCCCCATCATCAg CTTGCCATATTGGCttcatattctggggatgaGCTGGTGGCTGTTTATCGATATTTTCGGAGTCTGGCAGTGAATAGTCCCTTTCCAACTGCGAGAGATAACTTGATTGTTGCGTTTGAGAAG AATCGTCAGAGTTACTCTCAACTGCCTGAGGATGTTAAAGCTTCTGTGGTCAAGGAGTCACCTGTGCGGTTGACTGGCAAGGGAAGAGGGAAAGGGGATACTAAATTTGCATCAAAAGATACTAACTCAGAAGGCAGCCAGGTTAAGGAGAGAGCATCTACTTTGCCCGAGACATATAAATCCTTTTGCATCCGTTTTGTTCGTCTGAATGGCATTCTTTTCACACGCACAAG CCTGGAAACATTTGCAGAAGTTCACTCGTTGGTTAGTGGTGGTTTGCGTGAGCTTCTGTCTTCTGGGCCAGAAGAAGAGCTGAATTTTGGTGCTGATGCCATTGAGAATGGACTTCTCATTGTTAGACTTATCTCCATTCTTATATTCacaattcataatgtaaaaagGGAGACAGAAGGTCAGACATATTCAGAGATTGTACAACGTGCTGTTCTACTTCAGAATGCCTTTACTGCAGTTTTTGAGTTGATGGGGCATATATTGGAGAGATGTGTGCAGCTGCATTATCTTTCTTCAAGTTACCTCTTGCCTGGCATTCTTGTGTTTGTAGAATGGTTGGCGTGTTGTCCTGATGTTGCGGCAGGGAGCGAGGCGGACGAAAAACAGGAAAGTGTTAGatcaaaattttggaaaaattgcaTATCTTTCCTGAATAAGCTCTTGTCCAATGAGCCGATGTCTATTGATGATGGTGAAGATGAGACTTTCTTTAATAACACCAGGTATGAAGAAGGGGAAACTGAAAACCGACTTGCTTTGTGGGAGGACTTTGAGTTAAGAGGATTCTTGCCACTTCTTCCTGCACAAACCATTTTGGATTTTTCGAGGAAGCACTCCTTTGGAGGTGagggaaataaagaaaaactggCCCGTGTTAAAAGGATTTTAGCAGCAGGGAAGGCTCTAGCAAATATGGTTAGGGTCGATCAAGAAACAATACATTTTGATTCAAAGGCCAAGAAATTTGTTATTGGTATTGAGCCTCAAATCTTAGATGATTGCGTGTTTACTACCACCTATGCAGGCATGCCTAATACGAATGGTATGTTGTATGAAAATCAGATggagaaaacaaagaatttgGGCATCCTGCAGCCAAATCCTGAGCTATACATGGAAGGAGAAGAGGAGGACGAGGTAATAGTTTTTAAGCCAACAGTGGCTGAGAGGAGAACTGATGTGATTGGTTTGAAATGGGACCCGTATGAGGGCCTGGAGCCTGGTCAAAATGCTTCAGCAGGTGATCTTAAATTTCTTGGTGGTTCTGTTTCAGCCCCTCTAGGTAATCTCCGGCAGCAGATTGCTCTTGATGTGGATTCACAAGTGCCGACCTCTGTTGGTAATATGGTCCCACAGCATCTCCAACCTATTCAATCTCATGCTTCGAAGTGGTCAGTGGAAGAGGAAGCTCTTCTTGCTAATGGCTTGAAAGGTCTAAGGTTTGTGGAGAATGGGCACATAATGAAATCTGAACAAGATTTTGGCATATCAACTCCTGCGCTTTCAGCTTCCATCCAGCAAGCTGTCAGTGCTAATACTAGTGGTATGTCTTACAGTTATACAAAAGCTCCAGAAGCTGTGACTCTTGCTTTTACATCATCTCGGGCCATGCCTGACAATTTGGCTGTGAAGACCTCATCAGCATTGCCAGCAGGCTTGCGAAAGAATCCAGTTAGTCGGCCTGTTAGGCACATTGGGCCTCCCCCTGGTTTTAGCCCTGTTCGCTCTAAGCAAGTGAATGAATCCATTTCTGGTTTAGACTTGGTAAGTGGTAATCCACTGATGGATGATTATAGCTGGTTGGATGGATATCAGTTGCCATCATCAACGAACAGCCCTGGGCCAAATGGGCCAAATAGTTCCGTCAATCACCCATCTTATTCAAACCCCCAGCCCATCAGTATCAGCAATGGCTTTAGTGGGACAGTCAGCTTTCCATTTCCTGGAAAACAAGTTCCAACCATACCCTTCtcaatggaaaaacaaaatggCTGGCAAGAATACCAGACACTTGAGCAGCTAAATCTACACAATGAACAGCAGTTGCAGCAGCAGCATCAGCATCAACTCATCAATGGAAATCAGCACTTTACTCCATTGCCTGATCAATATCCAGGACAATCTGTCTGGACAGGTCGTTACTTCGTGTGA
- the LOC132163378 gene encoding nonsense-mediated mRNA decay factor SMG7 isoform X1, with protein sequence MMIVQMDKMSAPSSRERAQRLYEKNMELENRRRRSAQARVPSDPNAWQQMRENYEAIILEDHAFTEQHNIEYALWQLHYKRIEELRAHFSAALTSAGSNTSQGVKGPTRPDRVTKIRLQFKTFLSEATGFYHDLILKIRAKYGLPLGGYFSEDTENQIVTEKDGKKSAEMKKGLISCHRCLIYLGDLARYKGLYGEGDSKSREFAAASSYYLEAASLWPSSGNPHHQLAILASYSGDELVAVYRYFRSLAVNSPFPTARDNLIVAFEKNRQSYSQLPEDVKASVVKESPVRLTGKGRGKGDTKFASKDTNSEGSQVKERASTLPETYKSFCIRFVRLNGILFTRTSLETFAEVHSLVSGGLRELLSSGPEEELNFGADAIENGLLIVRLISILIFTIHNVKRETEGQTYSEIVQRAVLLQNAFTAVFELMGHILERCVQLHYLSSSYLLPGILVFVEWLACCPDVAAGSEADEKQESVRSKFWKNCISFLNKLLSNEPMSIDDGEDETFFNNTRYEEGETENRLALWEDFELRGFLPLLPAQTILDFSRKHSFGGEGNKEKLARVKRILAAGKALANMVRVDQETIHFDSKAKKFVIGIEPQILDDCVFTTTYAGMPNTNGMLYENQMEKTKNLGILQPNPELYMEGEEEDEVIVFKPTVAERRTDVIGLKWDPYEGLEPGQNASAGDLKFLGGSVSAPLGNLRQQIALDVDSQVPTSVGNMVPQHLQPIQSHASKWSVEEEALLANGLKGLRFVENGHIMKSEQDFGISTPALSASIQQAVSANTSGMSYSYTKAPEAVTLAFTSSRAMPDNLAVKTSSALPAGLRKNPVSRPVRHIGPPPGFSPVRSKQVNESISGLDLVSGNPLMDDYSWLDGYQLPSSTNSPGPNGPNSSVNHPSYSNPQPISISNGFSGTVSFPFPGKQVPTIPFSMEKQNGWQEYQTLEQLNLHNEQQLQQQHQHQLINGNQHFTPLPDQYPGQSVWTGRYFV encoded by the exons ATGATGATTGTACAGATGGATAAAATGTCTGCTCCTTCTTCAAGGGAGCGTGCCCAACGCCTTTATGAGaag AACATGGAATTGGAGAATAGGCGTCGGAGGTCAGCCCAGGCACGAGTCCCATCAGACCCCAATGCCTGGCAACAGATGCGTGAGAATTATGAAGCGATAATTCTTGAGGATCATGCTTTCACTGAGCAGCACAACATTGAATATGCTCTATGGCAGTTGCATTACAAGCGAATTGAGGAATTGAGAGCACACTTCAGTGCTGCTCTAACTTCTGCAGGTTCAAACACATCTCAGGGTGTGAAGGGCCCTACACGACCTGATCGAGTTACAAAAATAAGACTGCAATTCAAAACCTTTCTTTCAGAGGCAACTGGGTTTTACCATGATCTCATTCTAAAAATCAGAGCGAAGTATGGGCTCCCTTTGGGTGGTTATTTCTCTGAGGATACAGAGAACCAAATTGTTACAGAGAAAGATGGGAAGAAATCTGCTGAAATGAAGAAAGGTCTGATATCTTGTCATCGTTGTTTGATATACTTGGGTGACCTTGCACGTTACAAAGGATTATATGGGGAGGGTGACTCCAAAAGTCGGGAGTTTGCGGCAGCTTCAAGTTACTACTTGGAGGCTGCATCTCTTTGGCCATCAAGTGGGAATCCCCATCATCAg CTTGCCATATTGGCttcatattctggggatgaGCTGGTGGCTGTTTATCGATATTTTCGGAGTCTGGCAGTGAATAGTCCCTTTCCAACTGCGAGAGATAACTTGATTGTTGCGTTTGAGAAG AATCGTCAGAGTTACTCTCAACTGCCTGAGGATGTTAAAGCTTCTGTGGTCAAGGAGTCACCTGTGCGGTTGACTGGCAAGGGAAGAGGGAAAGGGGATACTAAATTTGCATCAAAAGATACTAACTCAGAAGGCAGCCAGGTTAAGGAGAGAGCATCTACTTTGCCCGAGACATATAAATCCTTTTGCATCCGTTTTGTTCGTCTGAATGGCATTCTTTTCACACGCACAAG CCTGGAAACATTTGCAGAAGTTCACTCGTTGGTTAGTGGTGGTTTGCGTGAGCTTCTGTCTTCTGGGCCAGAAGAAGAGCTGAATTTTGGTGCTGATGCCATTGAGAATGGACTTCTCATTGTTAGACTTATCTCCATTCTTATATTCacaattcataatgtaaaaagGGAGACAGAAGGTCAGACATATTCAGAGATTGTACAACGTGCTGTTCTACTTCAGAATGCCTTTACTGCAGTTTTTGAGTTGATGGGGCATATATTGGAGAGATGTGTGCAGCTGCATTATCTTTCTTCAAGTTACCTCTTGCCTGGCATTCTTGTGTTTGTAGAATGGTTGGCGTGTTGTCCTGATGTTGCGGCAGGGAGCGAGGCGGACGAAAAACAGGAAAGTGTTAGatcaaaattttggaaaaattgcaTATCTTTCCTGAATAAGCTCTTGTCCAATGAGCCGATGTCTATTGATGATGGTGAAGATGAGACTTTCTTTAATAACACCAGGTATGAAGAAGGGGAAACTGAAAACCGACTTGCTTTGTGGGAGGACTTTGAGTTAAGAGGATTCTTGCCACTTCTTCCTGCACAAACCATTTTGGATTTTTCGAGGAAGCACTCCTTTGGAGGTGagggaaataaagaaaaactggCCCGTGTTAAAAGGATTTTAGCAGCAGGGAAGGCTCTAGCAAATATGGTTAGGGTCGATCAAGAAACAATACATTTTGATTCAAAGGCCAAGAAATTTGTTATTGGTATTGAGCCTCAAATCTTAGATGATTGCGTGTTTACTACCACCTATGCAGGCATGCCTAATACGAATGGTATGTTGTATGAAAATCAGATggagaaaacaaagaatttgGGCATCCTGCAGCCAAATCCTGAGCTATACATGGAAGGAGAAGAGGAGGACGAGGTAATAGTTTTTAAGCCAACAGTGGCTGAGAGGAGAACTGATGTGATTGGTTTGAAATGGGACCCGTATGAGGGCCTGGAGCCTGGTCAAAATGCTTCAGCAGGTGATCTTAAATTTCTTGGTGGTTCTGTTTCAGCCCCTCTAGGTAATCTCCGGCAGCAGATTGCTCTTGATGTGGATTCACAAGTGCCGACCTCTGTTGGTAATATGGTCCCACAGCATCTCCAACCTATTCAATCTCATGCTTCGAAGTGGTCAGTGGAAGAGGAAGCTCTTCTTGCTAATGGCTTGAAAGGTCTAAGGTTTGTGGAGAATGGGCACATAATGAAATCTGAACAAGATTTTGGCATATCAACTCCTGCGCTTTCAGCTTCCATCCAGCAAGCTGTCAGTGCTAATACTAGTGGTATGTCTTACAGTTATACAAAAGCTCCAGAAGCTGTGACTCTTGCTTTTACATCATCTCGGGCCATGCCTGACAATTTGGCTGTGAAGACCTCATCAGCATTGCCAGCAGGCTTGCGAAAGAATCCAGTTAGTCGGCCTGTTAGGCACATTGGGCCTCCCCCTGGTTTTAGCCCTGTTCGCTCTAAGCAAGTGAATGAATCCATTTCTGGTTTAGACTTGGTAAGTGGTAATCCACTGATGGATGATTATAGCTGGTTGGATGGATATCAGTTGCCATCATCAACGAACAGCCCTGGGCCAAATGGGCCAAATAGTTCCGTCAATCACCCATCTTATTCAAACCCCCAGCCCATCAGTATCAGCAATGGCTTTAGTGGGACAGTCAGCTTTCCATTTCCTGGAAAACAAGTTCCAACCATACCCTTCtcaatggaaaaacaaaatggCTGGCAAGAATACCAGACACTTGAGCAGCTAAATCTACACAATGAACAGCAGTTGCAGCAGCAGCATCAGCATCAACTCATCAATGGAAATCAGCACTTTACTCCATTGCCTGATCAATATCCAGGACAATCTGTCTGGACAGGTCGTTACTTCGTGTGA
- the LOC132164158 gene encoding uncharacterized protein LOC132164158, with protein MNFNFPGGLPWLRAQPNNDLLTTLNSRSTLIEKPKEKAFLGIKLWGWSLLSFLPWAINSGEKIGRPATINRGLRRRAQSVGVVDNDGKVVPLRFKPYVSKVPWHTGARAFLSQLFPRYGHYCGPNWSSGKDGGSLIWDKRPIDWLDFCCYCHDIGYDSHDQAELLKADLAFLECLEKPHMSTKGDAEIAFLYKMMCISGLKNILIPYRSHLVKLQFGQPLIDFGWLSNVRWRSWKFQKN; from the exons ATGAATTTCAACTTTCCTGGTGGTCTCCCATGGCTTAGGGCCCAGCCAAACAATGATTTGTTGACAACCCTTAATTCCAGGAGCACCCTTATTgaaaaacctaaagaaaaagCTTTTTTGGGTATCAAGTTGTGGGGATGGTCCCTGCTTTCATTTTTGCCATGGGCAATCAATTCTGGAGAGAAAATTGGAAGACCAGCTACTATTAATAGAGGATTAAGGAGAAGAGCGCAATCTGTTGGGGTTGTTGACAATGATGGAAAGGTTGTGCCATTGCGCTTCAAACCATATGTCTCTAAGGTTCCATGGCATACAGGCGCAAGAGCATTTCTTTCTCAGTTATTCCCACGTTATGGGCATTATTGTGGACCTAATTGGTCAAGCGGGAAAGATGGGGGGTCTCTAATTTGGGACAAGCGGCCAATTGATTGGCTGGACTTCTGCTGCTACTGCCACGATATTGGTTATGATAGTCATGATCAGGCCGAGCTGCTGAAGGCTGACTTAGCGTTTCTTGAGTGCTTGGAGAAGCCTCATATGAGTACAAAAGGAGATGCTGAGATTGCTTTTCTTTATAAGATGATGTGCATTTCAG GTCTCAAGAATATACTAATACCTTATAGAAGCCACCTTGTGAAGCTACAGTTTGGGCAGCCTTTGATTGATTTTGGGTGGCTAAGCAATGTGAGATGGAGAAGTTGGAAGTTTCAGAAAAATTAA